Genomic segment of Mucilaginibacter sabulilitoris:
GGCGCATATCATGATGCTTATGTAACCTGGCTTGATAAAGCTGCCGCTCACATAGCCGATTTAAAAGGCTCAGGAGGCGAGGCTATACCTATACTTTTCAGGCCTTTTCATGAGCTTACGGGTAGCTGGTTCTGGTGGGGTAAAAACACCTGTACCCCCGATGAATTTAAAACATTGTGGCGCTTTACCATTGATTACCTGCGCAAAAATAAAAAGCTGCACAATTTGCTGATAGTATATTCAACAGCCGATTTTGACTCGGAAGAACAATTTATGGAGCGGTATCCCGGTGATCACTATGCCGATTTTATTGGGTTTGATAACTATTGCACCAATAGTGTGTCTGATTATCAGAGTAATATGGAGAAACGCCTCGCAATTTTAGATGTTATAGCCGCTAAGCACCATAAGTTGACCTGCCTGCCCGAAACCGGTTATGTGCAAATACCCATGGCCGACTGGTGGACTAAAATTCTGTTGCCAACGCTGTCAAACCATAAAGTGTCATACGCTATGGCCTGGCGAAACGGCAATTCAAGTCACTATTTTACCCCGTATCCGGGACAAGTCAGTGCCGATGATTTTATCAAGTTTTATAATAGTCCCCGGATCATATTTCAAAATAGGATAACACCGCTGAGCGTGTACAGCAAACCCAATAGTTCAAAATAAAAAAAGTTATGCTGACTAGGTAGGCGGAGTTTGTGGGCTAACAGTTATAAAAGCTTAAACTGCTTTAAATGATGGGTAAAATGCTTGTTATGCCACATCACCCATTCCTGGTAATTCATAGGGCCAAATCCTGCGTGAATAGAAACAATGCCGGGTTCTTTAAAATAGGCGTCAAAATCAGCCAGTTCCAACATAAGCTGATCAACAGCTGCTTCGATACTGGCGTATAAATAATTTTCTGGTAGTTCTTCTAAAAATATATTCTTCGGAATTTCGGTATTCGTGTAAATCATGATCTGTTTGGCCTGATAGGCTTCTTCGGCTGGTCTGTCACAAGTAGTTATTTTCTTCCCGTTTGTCCATTGTACCTGGTCAACCAGGTGCTCCACCATTTGCCGGGCTTTCATTTTTCCCCAAATCGGTGAGGTTCCGGCATCGAGGCTTAACAATAAACTGCGTAATTCCTTGCGGTCGGTAATATCAACGGATCGGTTCATGCTTAACAAATATTATAACTTAGGTTGTTGTCCAAATTTAAGATTTTCTCAACACCATTACCCCAAGCACACCGGCCAGCAGCGACGCTAACAAGATGCCATACTTAGCCTGGTCAATCATTTCAGCGTGTGTAAACGCAAGTCCGGATATAAATAGCGACATGGTAAAGCCCACACCCGCCAGCAGCGCCACGCCAATTATTTGTTTCCAGGTAGCCCCGGCCGGCAGTGGCGCGCCAAATTTTACCATAAGCCAGGTAGCGAGCAATACACCCGCAAACTTACCCACCAGCAAACCAATTGTCACACCCAAACTAACCGGGTTAACCAGCGACGAAAAAAAGCCCGAACCTATAACTATACCGGCATTGGCCAAGGCAAAAACCGGCATAATTACAAAGGCTACCCACGGGTGTAGCGAAAACTCCACTTTTTGCAGCGGAGTTTCGGCATCTGCGCTTAATGTTTTTATTTGCTCAATGGTATCATGTTGCTCAGGCGTAGTTAGTGTACTATTATTGGGAATGGCCTTCTCAAAATCAAATAAAAGTTTTCGGATGCTCTCTGCATAACTTTTTTCATTAATGCGGGTGCGGGCAGGTATGGTAAAAGCCACCAATACACCGGCTATTGTTGCATGTACGCCAGATAATAAAAAAGCTACCCAAACGCCAAAACCAATGATCAGATAAAAGCTGATATTCCTGATCCCCATTTTATTGCCAATGAGTAACAATACCAGCAGCCATGCCCCAACTGTTAGCGGCATTAACGCAATGTGCGAACTATAAAATATGGCTATCACCAACACCGCCCCCAGATCGTCGGCAACGGCAAGGGCTGATAAAAATACCTTTACCGATGTTGGTATATGTTTACCTGCTATCGAAAGTAGGGCCAGGGCAAAGGCAATATCAGTGGCCATAGGTATACCCCAGCCATGTTCTGCCGATGTGTCTTTGTTTATCAAAAAATAAATAAGTGCAGGTACCAGCATGCCGCCTAAAGCTGCAACCATAGGCAGAGATGCTTTTTTTACCGTGGACAACTCGCCGGCTATAAATTCCCGTTTTAACTCAAGGCCTATTACAAAAAAGAATACAGCCATCAGGCCGTCGTTTATCCATAAATGAAGGGAGTGATCAAGCATCTGCCCGCCGAAACCGATGGAGAATTTTATATCCCACAATTCGTGGTAAAAGTGCTGTAAAGGTGAGTTAACCCATATAATGGCAATAACTACACTAATAAAAAGTACAATACCGCTGGTATGTTCCTGGTGAATAAACCTGTTTACCGGTGCGGTTATTTTATCAATGGGTGATGGTTGACTCATTGTGGCCTAAATTAATGAATTATACGGATAACCGGGGATGACTTTATGGCTAAACAAAGAAATTATTTAAAACCAATTTCTCCATTTGAAGCTTTATTAATAAACTTGAATTATGAACGCTTATCAGCAAAAGTGGCTTAATGTATTGCACAACGCCCACCTGCCGGGATGGAAAATTGAAGCCAGCGGCGAAGATATATTTATTGACATGCCACACATAACCGACCTAAAGGTAATAAGGGATAACCTGCCGCAAACCTTAGGGTTAATGTCGCTGGATATTGACGTTGCTAAAGAACGGCTTAACTTTATATTTCATAACGGACATGAGCAGTTTGAATACCTGCTTAATCCTACTGAAGCCGACCTGAATAAAGAATAATGATCAGAGTTTTGCTTTGGTAGATACTACGGCCACGGAAATGCCCATAGCTGCTATCAGGATAAATGAGGCCCTTAAGGTTGCAATACCCGCAATGAACCCTATAACAGGCGGTCCTATCAAAAAGCCAAGAAAACCTATGGTAGATACGGCAGCTAACGCCACGCCCGGCTGCATGGTTTTTGATTTACCGGCCGCGCTAAAAACCATGGGTACTACAGAAGATACGCCTATACCAACCAGTAAAAAACCAGCCATAGCTGTATAAATATAAGGAAACAATACTGCTATTAACAATCCTATTGCTGTTAACGAGCCGCTAACCTGCAATATGCGTTTTAAGCCAAATTTATGTACAAAGAAGTCGGCAAAAAACCTGCTGCCGGCCATGGTGAACATAAATGCGGTAAAACCGGCACCTACCATGGCGGTTGGTGCAAGCACTACTTTTTTAAAATAGATCACGCTCCAGTCAAACATGGCGCCTTCGCATATCATCGAACAAAAGGCTATAACACCTAATTTGATCAGGGAGCGGTCGGGCATTACAAAAACGGGGCCGGTGCTGGCAACTTTATCATCTTTAAGGTAACGGGCAGATACAATAACTCCAATAAAAATAACAGCCATCATCACTAAAAAATGACGAAAAGGCGCAATGCCATTGGCTATCATATAAGTACCTACACCCGCGCCAGTGAACCCCGCCAAACTCCACAAACCATGAAACGAGGCCAATATGGGTTTTTGATATAGTTCTTCGGCAGCTACAGCTTGTGTATTAACTGATATATTAACCGCGTTACTGCTAAAACCAAAACATACCAGGCAAATAATTAACTGAAAAGCATTCTGCGCCAGGCCTAAAGTTACCAGGGCCATAGAATATACCAGTAAGGCGCTTATCAATAGTTTCCGGCTACCTATTTTAGTAATTACCCAGCCCGAGAAGGGGAGCGAACACATTAAACCCACCGGCAGCGCAAACAGTACGGCGCCTAAAGCGGCATCAGAAAGGCCGAGTTCCTGTTGTACCGTGGCAATACGTGACGCCCAGCTTGAAAAGCTTAGCCCGGCCATGAAAAACATTGCCCCAACAGCAATGCGAAGCGCTTTTTTTGATATTGGAGCAGGTAAGACGGCAGTATCGATCATTGTAAATTTTACATCTAAGTGTACAAAGTACACTATCAATATGATCTTACAAAGATATAGCAATTAATTTACAGTTTAATGCGTTAAACGTTTTTTACATTAACGTGCATTACACGGTTGCAATTTGTAATTTGCTGATGGTCTTGTTATTGTATTAGCCACAATCACCATCGGGCGAACATGTGTCTCCTTCAATAATGGTTAATGAAGGTTTGTTATTTTCGAGTTGCCACTCGGAAAATGATTTTTCAATGGTTTCCAGGAAAACCGGGACTGCCTGCGCGCCCGATATGCCATATTTATTATTCAATACAAAAAACGGAACACCCCTTATGCCCAATTGCTGTGCCTCGTTGATGTCATTTTTTACATCATCAGCATAGGCATCGGTATCAAGCACTTGCTTTATTTCAGCGGCGTCGAGGCCAATGGCTGTTCCCAGCTTAATAAGTGTATCCTGGTCATCAATATTAAGTCCATTGGTAAAATATGCGTTAAACAGCGCCTCTTCGGCCTTATCGCCAAGGCCATGTTTTTTAGCCAGGTGACTGAAACGATGAGCGTTAAAACTATTGGCTACAACAGATTTGTCGAAATTATAGGTAAGACCAACCTCTGCGGCCATTTGGGTCACATGGTCGTTCATCTGTCGGGCATAATCCAGCGTCCAGCCTTTTGCTTCGGCCAGGTACTGGTTAATATTTATAGACGGATCGGTTTTCATGTACGGGTTTAGCTGAAAGCTTTTCCATTCAACCTCTATTTCACCCTGATGTCCTGATTGCTGAAGGGCAGCTTCAAACCGGCGTTTGCCAATGTAGCAGAAAGGGCACATCACATCCGACCATATTTCTATTTTCATGTTATCTCTTTTTATGATATCCACAAAACTAAAATACGCATCCCGCATCACCGTAAGGGGAAAGTAAAATTAAGATAGATAAGGTTATAAATATTTGCATGCCTGTTTATAAAATAATTGCTTTGCAAACATTTATTATCTTCCGCTATGAAAAGAATACCCCTGTATTGTTATTTATTATTGGCAACCATCGGTTACAGTTTTACCGCTGCTGCCCAGCAAAAAACAAAGCCGGTAAATACCAATGAAAATAATTTGTTCAGCGCTGGTTTGGCTTCGGCATTTATAGGAGGGCTGTATGATGCTTATTACCCATATAAGCAGCTGAAGCAGCATGGTAATTTTGGCTTGGGGGCACCGGCAAGGCTTGATGGCGAACTGCTGGTTTTTAATGGTCACCTATACCAAACCCAATCATCTGGTAAAACCACAGAAATTGCTGATACCGGTAAAACGCCCTATGCCGTAGTTTGCTTTTTTAGACCGGTTAGGGTATTTAAACATACAGGCACGCTAAACAAAGCTGCATTTTATAGCTATCTGGATAGTTTGCTCACTAACCAAAATGGTATTTATGCCATACATGTAAGCGGCAAATTTAAACTGGTTAAAGCCCGCGCTTTTCCGCCGGTTGAGAAACCTTATTTACCGCTGGCGTCGATGCTCGACAGGCAGCACTTTTTTGATCATGCAGATATGAATGGCGACCTGATTGGTTTCCGGATTCCTAAATTGATAGAGGGCCCTCATATTGCCGGTTATCATTTTCATTTTTTATCTGCCGATAAGGCTTTTGGAGGGCATGTGGTTGACCTCACAGCAGAAGACATAACCGTTGAGATAGACCCGCTTAGCAGCTTTACCTTTGACATACCGCAAACTCCCGAATTTGATCATTTTGATTTTGCGAAAGACAGAAAAGAAGAGATTAAAAGCGTAGAGAACGGGAAGAAACAATAACTGTCATTTACTTTTGTTGCAACAAAAGTAAAATCTCATCCTTCAATAACAGCAATAATTTTACTGATATCGCCGTCGTTCATAAGTTCATCTTCGGCTATATTGGGATAGTATTTGTTCAGGATTTTTTTGATAAGCAGGTAGCTTTCCAATGATTGGATGGGCGGATTGGCCAGTTCATTGATAATGGAACCAATCATTTTGAGTTTCTTGGCCTCATACTGGTTCAGCACAAAATCTGATGTCTTTTTTTTACGGTTCGCCGCAATCAATTCGTCAAGTTTCTTG
This window contains:
- a CDS encoding glycoside hydrolase family 26 protein, producing MKCVLRYIAILFLIFYNLLAKAQLYNPSDKKATAETKALFYSMQRLVGAGVMFGHHDDTAYGVGWRFEPGRSDVKSVTGSYPAVYGWDLARVEYDSINDINGIPFRLQKQLVQEAYDRGGINTYCWHMDNPVNGKTAWDTTQRTVKDLIPGGAYHDAYVTWLDKAAAHIADLKGSGGEAIPILFRPFHELTGSWFWWGKNTCTPDEFKTLWRFTIDYLRKNKKLHNLLIVYSTADFDSEEQFMERYPGDHYADFIGFDNYCTNSVSDYQSNMEKRLAILDVIAAKHHKLTCLPETGYVQIPMADWWTKILLPTLSNHKVSYAMAWRNGNSSHYFTPYPGQVSADDFIKFYNSPRIIFQNRITPLSVYSKPNSSK
- a CDS encoding DsbA family oxidoreductase, translating into MKIEIWSDVMCPFCYIGKRRFEAALQQSGHQGEIEVEWKSFQLNPYMKTDPSININQYLAEAKGWTLDYARQMNDHVTQMAAEVGLTYNFDKSVVANSFNAHRFSHLAKKHGLGDKAEEALFNAYFTNGLNIDDQDTLIKLGTAIGLDAAEIKQVLDTDAYADDVKNDINEAQQLGIRGVPFFVLNNKYGISGAQAVPVFLETIEKSFSEWQLENNKPSLTIIEGDTCSPDGDCG
- the budA gene encoding acetolactate decarboxylase, producing MKRIPLYCYLLLATIGYSFTAAAQQKTKPVNTNENNLFSAGLASAFIGGLYDAYYPYKQLKQHGNFGLGAPARLDGELLVFNGHLYQTQSSGKTTEIADTGKTPYAVVCFFRPVRVFKHTGTLNKAAFYSYLDSLLTNQNGIYAIHVSGKFKLVKARAFPPVEKPYLPLASMLDRQHFFDHADMNGDLIGFRIPKLIEGPHIAGYHFHFLSADKAFGGHVVDLTAEDITVEIDPLSSFTFDIPQTPEFDHFDFAKDRKEEIKSVENGKKQ
- a CDS encoding MFS transporter; translation: MIDTAVLPAPISKKALRIAVGAMFFMAGLSFSSWASRIATVQQELGLSDAALGAVLFALPVGLMCSLPFSGWVITKIGSRKLLISALLVYSMALVTLGLAQNAFQLIICLVCFGFSSNAVNISVNTQAVAAEELYQKPILASFHGLWSLAGFTGAGVGTYMIANGIAPFRHFLVMMAVIFIGVIVSARYLKDDKVASTGPVFVMPDRSLIKLGVIAFCSMICEGAMFDWSVIYFKKVVLAPTAMVGAGFTAFMFTMAGSRFFADFFVHKFGLKRILQVSGSLTAIGLLIAVLFPYIYTAMAGFLLVGIGVSSVVPMVFSAAGKSKTMQPGVALAAVSTIGFLGFLIGPPVIGFIAGIATLRASFILIAAMGISVAVVSTKAKL
- the nhaA gene encoding Na+/H+ antiporter NhaA — its product is MSQPSPIDKITAPVNRFIHQEHTSGIVLFISVVIAIIWVNSPLQHFYHELWDIKFSIGFGGQMLDHSLHLWINDGLMAVFFFVIGLELKREFIAGELSTVKKASLPMVAALGGMLVPALIYFLINKDTSAEHGWGIPMATDIAFALALLSIAGKHIPTSVKVFLSALAVADDLGAVLVIAIFYSSHIALMPLTVGAWLLVLLLIGNKMGIRNISFYLIIGFGVWVAFLLSGVHATIAGVLVAFTIPARTRINEKSYAESIRKLLFDFEKAIPNNSTLTTPEQHDTIEQIKTLSADAETPLQKVEFSLHPWVAFVIMPVFALANAGIVIGSGFFSSLVNPVSLGVTIGLLVGKFAGVLLATWLMVKFGAPLPAGATWKQIIGVALLAGVGFTMSLFISGLAFTHAEMIDQAKYGILLASLLAGVLGVMVLRKS